The Deinococcus sedimenti genome window below encodes:
- a CDS encoding phosphodiesterase, translating into MQVIQLSDPHIDHRFPQKAAAFARAVAHVNTMPVLPDAVILTGDCTEHARADEYALFRDLLGALRVPVFLVPGNHDDRAALLELFPPPPTRLPDFMQYAVEDFPLRLIGLDTQRPGHGGGQLDRERLDWLEARLREAPERPTLLFMHHPPVRTGLDVMDGMDLRGREALCDLLLEHPQVLRVAAGHLHMNLTARFAHTTVMTCPGTDATLNPDLNRAAQLVVQRQPPMCLLHHWTPETGLNTFTQVIEPAPWHTLFDGQAWHDFERPNGAHHPH; encoded by the coding sequence ATGCAGGTGATTCAGCTCAGCGATCCGCACATCGACCACCGCTTTCCCCAGAAGGCGGCGGCGTTCGCGCGGGCGGTCGCGCACGTGAATACCATGCCCGTGCTCCCGGACGCCGTGATTCTCACGGGGGACTGCACCGAGCACGCCCGTGCCGACGAGTACGCGCTGTTCCGCGATCTGCTGGGCGCCCTCCGTGTACCGGTTTTCCTGGTGCCCGGCAATCACGACGACCGCGCCGCGCTGCTGGAGCTGTTCCCACCGCCGCCCACGCGGCTGCCGGACTTCATGCAGTACGCCGTGGAGGACTTCCCGCTGCGCCTGATCGGGCTGGACACCCAGCGCCCCGGTCACGGGGGCGGGCAGCTGGACCGGGAGCGGCTGGACTGGCTGGAGGCGCGGCTGCGCGAGGCGCCCGAGCGGCCCACGCTGCTGTTCATGCACCACCCCCCGGTGCGGACCGGGCTGGACGTCATGGACGGCATGGACCTGCGGGGGCGTGAGGCGCTGTGCGACCTGCTGCTGGAGCACCCGCAGGTGCTGCGCGTCGCCGCCGGGCACCTGCACATGAACCTCACGGCGCGCTTCGCGCACACGACGGTCATGACCTGCCCCGGCACGGACGCCACGCTGAACCCGGACCTGAACCGCGCCGCGCAGCTGGTCGTGCAGCGCCAGCCGCCCATGTGCCTGCTGCACCACTGGACGCCCGAGACGGGCCTGAACACCTTCACGCAGGTGATCGAACCCGCCCCGTGGCACACGCTGTTCGACGGGCAGGCGTGGCATGACTTCGAGCGGCCCAACGGCGCGCACCACCCCCACTGA
- a CDS encoding DUF4394 domain-containing protein, whose amino-acid sequence MKHVALLALSALTLASCNMTRPPADPQGQVTYGLGSGMLYTFGLDNPQASLRGMAITGLTAGDALVDLDVRNTDGGLYGVSTSGRVYMINPSTGAATLDSTITLAGATVMAADFNPAANRLRVLGSMDMNYRHTVTAAPVPATTGTTADGTFAYAPTDVNVAANPNLVAAAYTNSFNDTGKANSGQPTALYTVDADLNTLVLNTVSPQFNALTTVGALGVDVMAGKTGFDVAGAGTAVLSSGGATTTTLYTVDLSTGKVTQKGTVNTVLSSVALKLATP is encoded by the coding sequence ATGAAACACGTTGCCCTGCTGGCCCTGTCCGCCCTGACCCTCGCCTCCTGCAACATGACCCGCCCGCCCGCCGACCCGCAGGGACAGGTCACGTACGGCCTGGGCAGCGGCATGCTGTACACCTTCGGCCTGGACAACCCCCAGGCCAGTCTGCGCGGCATGGCCATCACGGGCCTGACCGCCGGAGACGCCCTGGTGGACCTGGACGTCCGCAACACCGACGGCGGCCTGTACGGCGTGAGCACCAGCGGCCGGGTGTACATGATCAACCCATCCACGGGCGCCGCCACGCTGGACAGCACGATCACCCTGGCGGGCGCCACCGTCATGGCCGCCGACTTCAACCCCGCCGCGAATCGCCTGCGGGTCCTGGGCTCCATGGACATGAACTACCGCCACACCGTGACGGCCGCTCCCGTCCCCGCCACGACCGGCACGACCGCCGACGGCACCTTCGCGTACGCCCCGACTGACGTGAACGTGGCCGCGAACCCGAACCTGGTCGCTGCGGCCTACACCAATTCATTCAATGACACGGGCAAGGCCAACTCCGGGCAGCCCACCGCGCTGTACACGGTGGACGCCGACCTGAACACCCTGGTTCTGAACACGGTGTCGCCCCAGTTCAATGCGCTGACCACCGTCGGCGCGCTGGGCGTGGACGTCATGGCCGGCAAGACCGGCTTCGATGTGGCCGGAGCGGGCACGGCGGTCCTCAGCAGCGGGGGCGCCACGACCACCACGCTGTACACCGTGGACCTGAGCACCGGCAAAGTCACGCAGAAGGGCACCGTGAACACCGTGCTGAGCAGCGTCGCCCTGAAACTCGCCACGCCCTGA
- the nucS gene encoding endonuclease NucS: MLIESLTHPAPEALLAFLRAHLHARVTLHLAGEVEVLYAGRATSMAEAGDRLLLVKPDGSLQVHGPRGVKPVNWQPRTDHLSADLEDGCVVLHAERRSPAEVVRVRVIGCAQVTALNLADEALFLLQGSEAQMQQALARAPHLIEDGLTVLDRELLVGVGGIDLYARDSQGRFVVVELKRGKAGHDAVHQLGRYVDAVRTQVTGPVRGILAAPDITVPALKVAQGTGLEYVKVDALPQVQEEARQPMLF; this comes from the coding sequence ATGCTGATCGAGTCCCTGACCCACCCTGCCCCCGAAGCCCTGCTGGCGTTCCTGCGCGCCCACCTGCACGCCCGCGTGACCCTTCACCTGGCCGGTGAGGTCGAGGTGCTGTACGCCGGGCGGGCGACCAGCATGGCCGAGGCCGGTGACCGTCTGCTGCTCGTCAAACCCGACGGGTCGTTGCAGGTCCACGGGCCGCGCGGCGTGAAGCCCGTGAACTGGCAGCCGCGCACCGATCACCTCTCCGCGGACCTGGAGGACGGATGCGTGGTCCTGCACGCCGAGCGCCGCAGTCCCGCCGAGGTCGTGCGGGTGCGGGTGATCGGCTGCGCGCAGGTCACGGCGCTGAACCTCGCCGACGAGGCCCTGTTCCTCCTGCAGGGCAGCGAGGCGCAGATGCAGCAGGCCCTCGCCCGCGCGCCGCACCTGATCGAGGACGGCCTGACGGTCCTGGACCGCGAATTGCTCGTCGGGGTGGGCGGCATTGACCTGTACGCCCGCGACAGCCAGGGCCGCTTCGTGGTCGTGGAACTCAAGCGCGGCAAGGCCGGGCACGACGCCGTGCACCAGCTGGGCCGTTACGTGGATGCGGTGCGCACTCAGGTGACGGGACCGGTGCGTGGCATCCTCGCCGCGCCGGACATCACCGTCCCCGCCCTGAAAGTCGCGCAGGGCACCGGACTGGAATACGTGAAGGTCGACGCGCTTCCCCAGGTGCAGGAGGAAGCGCGCCAGCCGATGCTGTTCTGA
- the hisIE gene encoding bifunctional phosphoribosyl-AMP cyclohydrolase/phosphoribosyl-ATP diphosphatase HisIE, with protein MTSATPLSLDSLKFDAQTGLIPVVTQDARSGAVLMQAWADRAAVARTLDTREATYWSRSRAEQWVKGATSGHTQQVVDVQADCDGDSLLYRVVQTGPACHTGAYSCYHQPLLTTDAPQAGLDGTLDRVYATITERLATLPENSYVARLHAGGLDRVLKKISEESGEVLLAAKNADRAELATEVADLLFHTLFAMAEVGVSPADVAAVLQEREGRTGLKGPKEVG; from the coding sequence ATGACTTCCGCCACTCCTCTTTCCCTGGACTCCCTGAAATTCGACGCCCAGACCGGCCTGATCCCGGTCGTCACGCAGGACGCCCGCAGCGGCGCCGTCCTGATGCAGGCCTGGGCCGACCGCGCCGCCGTCGCCCGCACCCTGGACACCCGCGAGGCCACCTACTGGTCCCGCTCCCGCGCCGAGCAGTGGGTCAAGGGCGCCACCAGCGGCCACACCCAGCAGGTCGTGGACGTGCAGGCCGACTGCGACGGCGACAGCCTGCTGTACCGCGTGGTGCAGACCGGCCCCGCCTGCCACACCGGCGCGTACTCCTGTTACCACCAGCCCCTCCTGACCACCGACGCCCCCCAGGCCGGACTGGACGGCACGCTGGACCGCGTGTACGCCACCATCACCGAACGCCTCGCGACCCTGCCCGAGAACAGCTACGTGGCCCGCCTGCACGCCGGGGGCCTGGACCGCGTCCTGAAGAAGATCAGCGAGGAAAGCGGCGAGGTCCTGCTGGCCGCGAAGAACGCCGACCGCGCCGAACTCGCCACCGAGGTCGCCGACCTGCTCTTCCACACCCTGTTCGCCATGGCCGAGGTCGGCGTCAGTCCCGCCGACGTCGCCGCCGTCCTCCAGGAACGCGAGGGGCGCACCGGACTCAAGGGACCCAAAGAGGTGGGATGA
- the hisF gene encoding imidazole glycerol phosphate synthase subunit HisF — protein MLTKRIIPCLDVQNGRVVKNVRFFENHRDAGDPLVLAQAYEAQQADELVFYDITATHEGRSLMLDVAARVAEQVMMPLTIGGGVNALTDFRQLLLAGADKISVNSGALSRPELIREASDHYGAQCVMLSIDAKRREGGGWNVFRAGGRVDTGLDLIEWATRGQALGAGEICLNVMDADGTKGGFALDATRAVARAVDLPVIASGGAGKLEDFRDVLLSGDLGGNADAALAASVFHFGELTVPQVKAYLKAEGLPVRPDWHDTLPR, from the coding sequence ATGTTGACCAAGCGCATCATTCCCTGCCTGGACGTCCAGAACGGCCGGGTGGTGAAAAACGTCCGGTTCTTCGAGAACCACCGCGACGCCGGGGACCCCCTGGTCCTCGCGCAGGCCTACGAGGCCCAGCAGGCCGACGAACTGGTCTTCTACGACATCACCGCCACCCACGAGGGCCGCAGCCTGATGCTGGACGTCGCCGCCCGGGTCGCCGAGCAGGTCATGATGCCCCTCACCATCGGCGGCGGCGTGAACGCCCTGACCGACTTCCGGCAGCTGCTGCTGGCCGGCGCGGACAAGATCAGCGTCAACAGCGGCGCCCTGAGCCGCCCCGAACTGATCCGCGAGGCCAGCGACCACTACGGCGCGCAGTGCGTAATGCTCAGCATCGACGCCAAACGCCGCGAAGGCGGCGGCTGGAACGTGTTCCGCGCGGGCGGCCGCGTGGACACGGGCCTGGACCTGATCGAGTGGGCCACCCGCGGTCAGGCGCTCGGCGCGGGCGAGATCTGCCTGAACGTCATGGACGCCGACGGCACCAAAGGCGGCTTCGCGCTGGACGCCACCCGCGCCGTGGCGCGCGCCGTGGACCTGCCCGTCATCGCGTCCGGCGGCGCCGGAAAGCTGGAGGACTTCCGGGACGTCCTTCTAAGCGGCGACCTGGGCGGCAATGCCGACGCCGCGCTGGCCGCCAGCGTCTTCCACTTCGGTGAACTGACCGTCCCGCAGGTCAAGGCGTACCTGAAAGCCGAGGGGCTGCCCGTGCGGCCCGACTGGCACGACACCCTGCCCCGCTGA
- a CDS encoding response regulator, with translation MNDRRILIVDDNPNDVELALTALDDVSAGDAEVSVASSGTEALHLLRAARDQGQLPDLILLDLKMPQMDGLAVLDAIRAETGLEGIPVVMLTTSGESRDIRESYAHGASAYVVKPLDFTQFREALRTIQAFWTALNRPPRTN, from the coding sequence GTGAACGACCGCAGGATCCTGATCGTCGACGACAACCCCAATGATGTGGAACTCGCCCTGACCGCACTGGACGACGTCTCTGCCGGGGACGCCGAAGTCAGCGTCGCCAGCAGCGGCACCGAAGCCCTGCACCTGCTGCGCGCCGCCCGTGACCAGGGCCAGCTGCCGGACCTGATCCTGCTGGACCTGAAGATGCCCCAGATGGACGGTCTGGCCGTTCTGGACGCCATCCGTGCCGAGACTGGCCTGGAGGGCATCCCGGTCGTGATGCTCACCACCAGCGGCGAAAGCCGCGACATCCGCGAATCGTACGCTCACGGCGCCAGCGCCTACGTGGTCAAACCGCTGGACTTCACGCAGTTCCGCGAGGCGCTGCGCACCATCCAGGCCTTCTGGACCGCCCTGAACCGCCCGCCCCGCACCAACTGA
- a CDS encoding DUF72 domain-containing protein: MRVYIGCGGYSNDDWAAPGLLYDGVRKDDYLATYARHFDAAELNSSFYAIPGIKAFGGMVRRSAGQVRFTVKLHRVFTHDRAPTDADFDRMLQSPEPLREAGVLGPYLAQFPYSFHRTPANRRYLQMLTERFAGHELAVEMRHEGWDLPDVRQGMAERGVIWVSPDYPPAGGLPEPQLHVTADVGYLRLHGRNAANWWDGQSAAERHDYRYTRAEMDEWAQKIALVTDDLSELYVFFENTTQGHALKNIPMLRDALNAHGVPVEAPDPLDFPDDGRLL, translated from the coding sequence ATGCGCGTGTACATCGGCTGCGGCGGCTACAGCAACGACGACTGGGCCGCCCCCGGCCTCCTCTACGACGGCGTCCGCAAGGACGATTACCTGGCCACCTACGCCCGGCACTTCGACGCGGCCGAACTGAATTCCTCGTTCTACGCCATCCCGGGCATCAAGGCCTTCGGCGGCATGGTGCGCCGCAGCGCCGGTCAGGTCCGGTTCACCGTGAAACTCCACCGGGTGTTCACCCACGACCGCGCGCCCACCGACGCGGACTTCGACCGCATGCTCCAGAGCCCCGAACCCCTGCGCGAGGCCGGTGTGCTCGGCCCGTATCTGGCGCAGTTCCCGTATTCGTTCCACCGCACGCCCGCCAACCGCCGCTACCTGCAGATGCTCACCGAACGCTTCGCCGGGCACGAACTGGCCGTCGAGATGCGGCACGAGGGCTGGGACCTGCCCGACGTCCGCCAGGGTATGGCCGAGCGGGGCGTGATCTGGGTCAGCCCGGACTACCCCCCGGCCGGAGGCCTGCCGGAACCGCAGCTACACGTCACGGCGGACGTCGGGTACCTGCGGCTGCACGGCCGCAACGCCGCGAACTGGTGGGACGGACAGAGTGCCGCCGAACGTCACGACTACCGCTATACGCGCGCCGAGATGGACGAGTGGGCGCAGAAGATCGCCCTGGTCACGGACGACCTGAGTGAACTGTACGTATTCTTCGAGAACACCACCCAGGGGCACGCGCTGAAGAACATCCCCATGCTGCGCGACGCCCTGAACGCCCACGGCGTGCCGGTGGAGGCCCCCGACCCGCTGGACTTCCCGGACGACGGCCGCCTGCTGTGA
- the mqnB gene encoding futalosine hydrolase — protein sequence MTASPLIVVATPAEAEHLTDLPARIVVSGVGPVAGALATQRALASAPADLVISAGIGGAYPGSGLQPGDLAVSSVVVQADLGAWDGATFLPLTLLGLSVRPDRPQDAVFPAWDRAAQVATRAGARLGPALTLCGVTGSETQAQALATRYPGALCEGMEGAGIAHAALLAGVPVLEIRGISNPVGPRDRQAWRLPEALAATRRGVQAALTELAAR from the coding sequence ATGACTGCTTCACCCCTGATCGTCGTCGCCACGCCGGCCGAGGCCGAGCACCTGACCGACCTTCCGGCCCGCATCGTGGTGAGCGGCGTGGGCCCGGTCGCCGGGGCGCTGGCCACCCAGCGCGCCCTGGCAAGTGCCCCGGCCGACCTGGTGATCAGCGCCGGGATCGGCGGCGCCTACCCCGGCAGCGGACTACAACCCGGGGACCTGGCGGTATCCAGCGTGGTGGTGCAGGCGGACCTGGGCGCCTGGGACGGAGCGACCTTCCTGCCGCTGACCTTACTGGGCCTGTCGGTCCGGCCCGACAGGCCTCAGGACGCCGTCTTTCCCGCCTGGGACCGGGCCGCGCAGGTGGCGACCCGCGCGGGGGCCCGGCTGGGCCCGGCCCTGACGCTGTGTGGCGTGACGGGCAGCGAGACCCAGGCACAGGCCCTTGCCACCCGCTATCCCGGCGCCCTGTGCGAGGGCATGGAGGGAGCCGGCATCGCGCACGCGGCGCTGCTGGCCGGCGTGCCGGTCCTGGAAATCCGCGGAATCAGCAATCCGGTCGGTCCGAGGGACCGCCAGGCGTGGCGCCTGCCCGAGGCGCTGGCCGCCACGCGCCGGGGCGTTCAGGCTGCACTGACGGAACTGGCCGCACGGTAG
- a CDS encoding DUF4384 domain-containing protein gives MNKLLLIPAAMLLSTAAAAPKISAQSIIVNPTQPDLSVSVRVDKDTSGNQNPAYRVSDKISISTTVNRDAYVYLFNVNPDGSVDQILPNRLSDSNLVKANTTKVFPAPDDKFNFTVAGPIGQNKVLALASLTPLNLDQISSFKTAQDQFATVSAKNQAGLAQALSIVVNPLPQNSWVSDTAFYTVAGRTPISTGSLFVGTNVNNATVILNGQRLGGANVTYSNLKAGSYPIRVQAPGYRDFTTTVAIKGGSTTNVNVEFAQAVAPAPVRSDFTVAIRSTVSGARVFVDGQEAGTIRNGGLELEVSGGNHEIVMIAPGYRTFVSNYNITKNGQITITPTR, from the coding sequence ATGAACAAACTTCTTCTGATCCCGGCCGCGATGCTCCTGAGCACCGCCGCCGCTGCCCCGAAAATCAGCGCCCAGAGCATCATCGTCAACCCCACGCAGCCCGACCTGAGCGTCAGCGTGCGCGTCGACAAGGACACCAGCGGCAACCAGAACCCCGCGTACCGCGTGAGCGACAAGATCAGCATCAGCACCACCGTCAACCGTGACGCGTACGTGTACCTGTTCAACGTCAACCCCGACGGCAGCGTCGATCAGATCCTGCCCAACCGCCTGAGCGACAGCAACCTCGTCAAGGCCAACACCACCAAGGTGTTCCCCGCCCCCGACGACAAGTTCAACTTCACGGTTGCCGGCCCCATCGGCCAGAACAAGGTCCTGGCCCTGGCCAGCCTGACCCCGCTGAACCTCGACCAGATCAGCTCCTTCAAGACGGCGCAGGATCAGTTCGCCACCGTCAGCGCCAAGAACCAGGCGGGCCTCGCCCAGGCGCTGAGCATTGTCGTGAACCCCCTGCCCCAGAACAGCTGGGTCAGCGACACCGCCTTCTACACCGTGGCCGGCCGCACGCCCATCAGCACCGGCAGCCTGTTCGTCGGCACCAACGTCAACAACGCGACCGTCATCCTGAACGGCCAGCGTCTGGGCGGAGCGAACGTCACCTACAGCAACCTGAAGGCCGGCAGCTACCCCATCCGCGTGCAGGCCCCCGGCTACCGTGACTTCACCACCACCGTCGCCATCAAGGGCGGCAGCACCACCAACGTGAACGTCGAGTTCGCGCAGGCCGTGGCCCCCGCCCCCGTGCGCTCCGACTTCACCGTCGCGATCCGCAGCACCGTCAGTGGCGCCCGCGTGTTCGTGGATGGCCAGGAAGCCGGCACCATCCGCAACGGCGGCCTGGAACTGGAAGTCAGCGGCGGCAACCACGAGATCGTGATGATCGCCCCCGGCTACCGCACCTTCGTGAGCAACTACAACATCACGAAGAACGGCCAGATCACCATCACCCCCACCCGCTGA
- a CDS encoding NUDIX hydrolase — MTDPLDAVTADPWAAWLGERERRALHLPEYRRAAVLVGLTREVDARVLLTVRSADLPTHKGQISFPGGSLEPGEDPVQAALREAFEEVGLDPAQVTVLGELDDVFTPIGFHVTPVLARLPAQPALTLSGEVAQLLLPTLSELRATPVTRETRTLPDGTRVPLYRYPWQGHDIWGMTARVLHDLLRDGPA; from the coding sequence ATGACGGACCCACTGGACGCGGTGACCGCTGACCCGTGGGCGGCCTGGCTGGGCGAACGGGAGCGCCGCGCGCTGCACCTGCCGGAGTACCGGCGCGCAGCGGTCCTGGTGGGCCTGACACGCGAGGTGGACGCCCGGGTACTGCTCACGGTGCGCTCAGCGGACCTGCCCACCCACAAGGGGCAGATCAGCTTTCCGGGTGGCAGCCTGGAACCCGGCGAGGATCCGGTGCAGGCGGCGCTGCGCGAGGCGTTCGAGGAGGTGGGGCTGGACCCCGCTCAGGTGACGGTGCTGGGCGAGCTGGACGACGTGTTCACGCCGATCGGGTTTCACGTGACGCCGGTGCTGGCCCGCCTGCCCGCGCAGCCTGCCCTGACCCTGTCGGGCGAGGTGGCGCAGCTGCTGCTGCCGACCCTGTCGGAGTTGCGCGCCACGCCCGTGACCCGGGAGACCCGCACCCTGCCGGACGGCACGCGGGTGCCGCTGTACCGGTATCCCTGGCAGGGGCACGACATCTGGGGGATGACGGCGCGGGTGCTGCACGACCTGCTGCGCGACGGCCCGGCATGA
- a CDS encoding MazG family protein, giving the protein MQDLLSIMRRLRAPDGCPWDREQTHESLRPYLLEEAAEAADAVSSADRTELADELGDVLLQVAFHSVIAEEEGTFAYLDVERAIVEKLVRRHPHVFAGASVSGSEEVVTTWQAIKAAERGGRVRRPEERVPAGLGALAREARTQKLAGHDKAAPDSARTALLAAVQGAADSADGVAAVLAAAVVWARAAGVEPELALRERTLTTLRGLPDDAGLPS; this is encoded by the coding sequence ATGCAGGACCTCCTCTCGATCATGCGGCGCCTGCGCGCCCCGGACGGCTGCCCCTGGGACCGCGAGCAGACGCACGAGTCCCTGCGTCCCTACCTGCTGGAGGAAGCGGCGGAGGCCGCCGACGCCGTGAGCAGCGCGGACCGCACCGAACTGGCGGACGAGCTGGGGGACGTGCTGCTGCAGGTGGCCTTTCACAGCGTGATCGCCGAGGAGGAGGGGACCTTCGCGTACTTGGATGTCGAGCGCGCCATCGTGGAGAAACTCGTGCGCCGCCACCCGCATGTGTTCGCGGGGGCGAGCGTGAGCGGCAGTGAAGAGGTCGTGACCACCTGGCAGGCGATCAAGGCGGCCGAGCGGGGCGGGCGAGTGCGGCGCCCCGAGGAGCGCGTCCCGGCCGGTCTGGGCGCCCTGGCCCGCGAGGCGAGAACGCAGAAGCTGGCGGGGCACGACAAGGCCGCGCCGGACTCGGCCCGCACGGCTCTTCTGGCAGCCGTGCAGGGAGCGGCGGATTCAGCGGACGGGGTGGCGGCCGTGCTCGCAGCTGCCGTGGTGTGGGCGCGGGCGGCGGGCGTGGAGCCAGAACTGGCGTTGCGCGAGCGGACGCTGACCACCCTGCGGGGCCTGCCGGACGACGCGGGTCTGCCGTCATGA
- a CDS encoding SDR family oxidoreductase, giving the protein MTQTPQKSAFITGASKGIGHAVAQALIADGYAVTITSRHADEIAQVAAELGAGTRGAACDVRDPQAVQAAVDAHVAAFGGLDVLFVNAGVGHFGNVADLSIEQWQAMIDTNLSGAFYTVKAAIPALTERGGYIFTLSSLAGKNPLPGGGAYNASKFGLNGLSEVLNLDLRDRGIKVTQIMPGSVATYFGGHTPDAEKDAWKIQPEDLAQLTVDLLHMPERTLPSRVEVRPSRPPKK; this is encoded by the coding sequence ATGACACAGACCCCCCAGAAGAGCGCCTTCATCACCGGAGCCAGCAAGGGCATCGGGCACGCCGTCGCGCAGGCCCTGATCGCCGACGGGTACGCCGTGACCATCACCAGCCGCCACGCCGACGAGATCGCGCAGGTTGCCGCCGAACTGGGCGCCGGGACGCGCGGCGCCGCCTGCGACGTCCGCGATCCGCAGGCCGTGCAGGCCGCTGTGGACGCCCACGTCGCGGCCTTCGGCGGCCTGGACGTCCTGTTCGTGAACGCGGGCGTCGGACACTTCGGGAACGTCGCGGACCTGAGCATCGAGCAGTGGCAGGCCATGATCGACACGAACCTCAGCGGCGCGTTCTACACCGTCAAAGCCGCCATTCCCGCCCTGACGGAACGCGGCGGGTACATCTTCACGCTGTCCAGCCTCGCCGGGAAGAACCCCCTGCCGGGCGGCGGCGCGTACAACGCCAGCAAGTTCGGCCTGAACGGCCTCAGCGAGGTCCTGAACCTCGACCTGCGCGACCGGGGCATCAAGGTCACGCAGATCATGCCCGGCAGCGTCGCCACCTACTTCGGCGGGCACACGCCCGACGCCGAGAAGGACGCCTGGAAGATCCAGCCCGAGGACCTCGCGCAGCTCACCGTGGACCTCCTGCACATGCCCGAGCGCACCCTGCCCAGCCGCGTGGAAGTCCGCCCCAGCCGCCCGCCGAAGAAGTAA
- the smpB gene encoding SsrA-binding protein SmpB produces the protein MYTNRRAHYEYELLERFEAGISLTGSEVKSIRAGGVDFRDAFARLQGGNINLEGLYIPTYKEATYNNHEPRRTRRLLLHREEIGKVRRGLEQKGLTLVPTRLYQKGKFFKVEVALARGKKLHDKRRAEAEKTVRRELREL, from the coding sequence GTGTACACGAACCGCCGCGCTCATTACGAGTACGAACTGCTGGAGCGCTTCGAGGCGGGGATCAGCCTGACCGGCAGTGAAGTCAAGAGCATCCGCGCGGGCGGCGTGGACTTCCGCGACGCCTTCGCCCGCTTGCAGGGCGGCAACATCAACCTGGAAGGCCTGTACATCCCGACCTACAAGGAAGCGACGTACAACAACCACGAGCCCCGCCGCACCCGCCGTCTGCTGCTGCACCGCGAGGAGATCGGCAAGGTGAGGCGCGGCCTGGAGCAGAAGGGCCTGACCCTGGTGCCCACCCGCCTGTACCAGAAGGGGAAGTTCTTCAAGGTGGAAGTGGCGCTGGCGCGCGGCAAGAAACTGCACGACAAGCGCCGCGCCGAGGCCGAGAAGACCGTGCGCCGGGAGCTGCGCGAACTGTGA